A genomic stretch from Ictalurus punctatus breed USDA103 chromosome 2, Coco_2.0, whole genome shotgun sequence includes:
- the rmdn3 gene encoding regulator of microtubule dynamics protein 3: protein MSSLGRNGLIGFGIGVTVSTGMIAFLIIKEMMRRRSERHLQVSRSSAGFAVSSAAVDGRINLEPDSREVLASALSGLTPEQHAELRKSLDEVMMSVSTLRSEVAELRNGLGDIASTIIEDIRKGVEEGQRSRRRRHFLSRERSDSMSSSSIYFTASNGMSSRSEGGYTTAYSTAESDYTDRETDRDEDRDEDDEDEEEERSCATVLTLQPDELQSEQDEVDGDEEAMMRSPELALLLSQSDILHAGDSGKKTDGFYLLRENKPLYSDNVEFLWRLARAYNDMCEHAEDEEERQSYAEQGRDEAESALQSNGLNADCHKWFAVLTGQTLQCDSMHGKLKSSHILKEHLDRALALRDDDPLCFYLLGRWCYEMSRLSWLEQKAAAALYETPPCSSLHHALENFLKAEELKPGFSRAVRLYVAKCHKDLGNESEARNWAHLALATPTNTHQEASISGLEAELQALIDSPAEQL, encoded by the exons ATGAGTTCTCTGGGTCGGAACGGTCTGATCGGTTTCGGTATCGGTGTCACCGTTAGTACCGGTATGATCGCGTTCCTGATCATTAAAGAGATGATGCGGAGGAGGAGCGAGCGCCACCTACAGGTGTCCCGCAGCAGTGCGGGGTTTGCCGTGAGCAGTGCGGCTGTGGACGGGAGGATAAACCTGGAACCGGACAGCAGAG aggtgttaGCATCTGCGCTGAGCGGGTTAACTCCGGAGCAGCACGCTGAACTGAGGAAATCTCTGGACGAGGTGATGATGAGCGTTTCCACTCTGCGTAGTGAAGTGGCCGAGCTGAGGAACGGCCTGGGGGACATCGCCAGCACCATCATCGAGGACATCAG GAAGGGAGTGGAGGAGGGTCAGAGGTCACGGCGGCGACGTCACTTCCTGTCGAGGGAACGTTCCGACTCGATGAGCTCCAGCTCCATCTACTTCACTGCTAGTAATGGGATGAGCAGTCGGAGCGAGGGCGG ATACACGACAGCTTATTCGACCGCGGAGTCTGACTACACAGAccgagagacggacagagacgAGGACCGCGATGAGGACGATGAAG acgaggaggaggagcgtAGCTGTGCTACAGTTCTGACTCTCCAGCCGGACGAGTTGCAGTCTGAGCAAGACGAAGTGGACGGTGATGAAGAAGCGATGATGAGGAGTCCTGAACTCGCTCTGCTGctgagccagagtgacatcctacACGCCGGGGATTCTGGGAAAAAAACTGACGGATTTTACCTGTTGAGGGAGAACAAACCGCTG tacagTGATAATGTCGAGTTTCTATGGCGACTGGCTCGAGCCTACAATGATATGTGTGAACACGCAGAGGACGAGGAAGAGAGGCAGAGCTACGCAGAGcaag GTCGTGATGAGGCAGAGTCGGCGCTTCAGAGCAATGGACTAAACGCTGATTGTCATAAgtg gtttgCTGTGCTGACTGGTCAGACCTTGCAGTGTGACAGCATGCATGGTAAACTGAAGAGCAGCCACATCCTGAAG gaacACCTGGATCGTGCTTTAGCTCTCAGAGACGATGACCCGCTGTGTTTCTACCTGCTGGGCCGCTGGTGCTATGAG ATGAGCAGGTTGTCGTGGTTGGAGCAGAAGGCAGCAGCTGCTCTGTATGAAACTCCTCCATGTTCCTCTCTACACCATGCTCTGGAGAACTTCCtcaag gctgagGAACTAAAACCAGGATTCTCCAGAGCAGTGAGACTCTACGTTGCCAAg TGTCATAAGGATTTAGGGAACGAATCAGAGGCGAGGAACTGGGCACACCTGGCACTGGCTACACCCACTAACACCCACCAG GAGGCGAGTATCTCTGGATTGGAGGCGGAGCTACAGGCTTTGATTGACAGCCCGGCTGAGCAGCTATAA
- the rad51 gene encoding DNA repair protein RAD51 homolog 1 isoform X1, with translation MTSAGAACLRMRTSSVERESSSSARLVLEEVVKMAMSMSRVEVEANVEEDESFGPQPLTRLEQCGISASDLKKLEDAGFHTIEAVAYAPKKELLNIKGISEAKADKILGEAAKLVPMGFTTATEFHQRRAEIIQISTGSKELDKLLQGGIETGSITEMFGEFRTGKTQLCHTLAVTCQLPIDQGGGEGKAMYIDTEGTFRPERLLAVAERYGLIGSDVLDNVAYARAFNTDHQTQLLYQASAMMAESRYALLIVDSATALYRTDYSGRGELSARQCHLGRFLRMLLRLADEFGVAVVITNQVVAQVDGAAMFSADPKKPIGGNIMAHASTTRLYLRKGRGETRICKIYDSPCLPEAEAMFAINADGVGDAKD, from the exons ATGACGTCTGCAGGTGCTGCGTGTCTACGTATGCGGACGTCTTCTGTCGAGCGGGAAAGTTCATCTTCAGCTCGACTTGTTTTGGAGGAG GTGGTGAAGATGGCGATGAGCATGAGTCGAGTGGAGGTCGAGGCCAATGTCGAAGAGGACGAAAGCTTCGGCCCACAGCCTCTGACCCGCCTCGAG CAGTGTGGTATCAGTGCGAGTGATCTGAAGAAACTGGAGGATGCAGGGTTCCACACCATAGAGGCCGTGGCGTACGCTCCTAAAAAAGAGCTGCTGAACATTAAGGGCATCAGTGAAGCCAAAGCTGACAAGATCCTG ggTGAGGCGGCTAAACTGGTTCCGATGGGGTTCACCACGGCAACGGAGTTTCACCAGCGCAGAGCCGAGATCATCCAGATCTCCACCGGCTCCAAAGAGCTCGACAAACTGCTGCAGG gtggtatCGAGACGGGTTCCATCACGGAGATGTTCGGGGAGTTCCGTACAGGAAAGACTCAGCTGTGCCACACGCTGGCGGTGACGTGTCAGCTTCCCATCGATCAGGGTGGGGGAGAGGGGAAGGCCATGTACATCGACACTGAGGGCACCTTCAGACCTGAGAGACTGCTCGCTGTGGCAGAGAG gtacGGACTCATCGGCAGTGATGTTTTAGATAATGTGGCTTACGCGCGAGCTTTCAACACGGATCATCAGACTCAGCTGCTCTATCAGGCTTCAGCTATGATGGCCGAGTCtag gtatgctCTGCTGATAGTGGACAGTGCCACTGCGCTGTACAGGACGGATTATTCCGGAAGAGGCGAGCTCTCGGCCCGTCAGTGTCATTTGGGACGCTTCCTCCGCATGCTGCTGCGTCTCGCTGACGAG tTTGGCGTCGCTGTCGTCATCACCAATCAGGTCGTAGCTCAGGTGGACGGGGCGGCCATGTTTTCCGCAGATCCTAAAAAGCCAATCGGAGGGAATATCATGGCACATGCCTCCACTACCAG GTTGTATTTGAGGAAGGGCCGTGGTGAAACTCGGATCTGTAAAATTTACGACTCTCCCTGCTTACCTGAGGCGGAGGCCATGTTCGCCATCAACGCAGACGGAGTAGGAGACGCTAAAGACTGA
- the rad51 gene encoding DNA repair protein RAD51 homolog 1 isoform X2 encodes MAMSMSRVEVEANVEEDESFGPQPLTRLEQCGISASDLKKLEDAGFHTIEAVAYAPKKELLNIKGISEAKADKILGEAAKLVPMGFTTATEFHQRRAEIIQISTGSKELDKLLQGGIETGSITEMFGEFRTGKTQLCHTLAVTCQLPIDQGGGEGKAMYIDTEGTFRPERLLAVAERYGLIGSDVLDNVAYARAFNTDHQTQLLYQASAMMAESRYALLIVDSATALYRTDYSGRGELSARQCHLGRFLRMLLRLADEFGVAVVITNQVVAQVDGAAMFSADPKKPIGGNIMAHASTTRLYLRKGRGETRICKIYDSPCLPEAEAMFAINADGVGDAKD; translated from the exons ATGGCGATGAGCATGAGTCGAGTGGAGGTCGAGGCCAATGTCGAAGAGGACGAAAGCTTCGGCCCACAGCCTCTGACCCGCCTCGAG CAGTGTGGTATCAGTGCGAGTGATCTGAAGAAACTGGAGGATGCAGGGTTCCACACCATAGAGGCCGTGGCGTACGCTCCTAAAAAAGAGCTGCTGAACATTAAGGGCATCAGTGAAGCCAAAGCTGACAAGATCCTG ggTGAGGCGGCTAAACTGGTTCCGATGGGGTTCACCACGGCAACGGAGTTTCACCAGCGCAGAGCCGAGATCATCCAGATCTCCACCGGCTCCAAAGAGCTCGACAAACTGCTGCAGG gtggtatCGAGACGGGTTCCATCACGGAGATGTTCGGGGAGTTCCGTACAGGAAAGACTCAGCTGTGCCACACGCTGGCGGTGACGTGTCAGCTTCCCATCGATCAGGGTGGGGGAGAGGGGAAGGCCATGTACATCGACACTGAGGGCACCTTCAGACCTGAGAGACTGCTCGCTGTGGCAGAGAG gtacGGACTCATCGGCAGTGATGTTTTAGATAATGTGGCTTACGCGCGAGCTTTCAACACGGATCATCAGACTCAGCTGCTCTATCAGGCTTCAGCTATGATGGCCGAGTCtag gtatgctCTGCTGATAGTGGACAGTGCCACTGCGCTGTACAGGACGGATTATTCCGGAAGAGGCGAGCTCTCGGCCCGTCAGTGTCATTTGGGACGCTTCCTCCGCATGCTGCTGCGTCTCGCTGACGAG tTTGGCGTCGCTGTCGTCATCACCAATCAGGTCGTAGCTCAGGTGGACGGGGCGGCCATGTTTTCCGCAGATCCTAAAAAGCCAATCGGAGGGAATATCATGGCACATGCCTCCACTACCAG GTTGTATTTGAGGAAGGGCCGTGGTGAAACTCGGATCTGTAAAATTTACGACTCTCCCTGCTTACCTGAGGCGGAGGCCATGTTCGCCATCAACGCAGACGGAGTAGGAGACGCTAAAGACTGA
- the adgrg11 gene encoding adhesion G-protein coupled receptor G2 encodes MQSNGNLTCNTEYNNCNECQKHCTACLGGLNVSVDACQDLCFGVCSPCALDSDCKQIVLFDGGFTGQIKSVFNVSDSSCKDIYNGLSPFNGSTCILSFETGLGNDTDETCRFSDSGVWLENSTNSDTFQIKITRDVQRRPKTPVCFVKGTHNYNWTSVALTNCSQLKEQPTGQCENITCVDPNKICQKATYNPNCNETGSNDDLIILNVWPPACYKCGNAFKPVDGSVKINFTLQDSNKNISYSNMMKTVTDMILKMMENQSSASVSFDDVSGIVVKPTVFEPIHFMFAKEFNIVEDTDQMQSFDTTFSVPKEAFEKASSMNTTTVFTSLLRFPSFPQDDKNSTLLNNEVYSIDMGTEISNLNSSFNLTFRKIDPKAGEPLCYSWDGQGATPNWTTDGCNTSYINYSATCSCQHLTFFAVLMTPPQTISPTDLNNLTYITSIGCGLSLFFLSIALFTHFLLRRGQASISVHILMNLFLALFLLNFTFLINESVANTRNVIGCKLMAGVMHYSMLSAFTWFGLQALHLCLQLAQNVASVQNYITKLCIAGWVPPALVVSVIFICQKYNKLDIVSNTGKTVSMCWITDSTVHYVVNIGYYAAIFLFTFLTFVVMIRWLCLLSYKNTTITTSGKKSRSSDALTIMGLCCILGLSWGFAFFAYGPLQIPALYIFTILNSFQGFFLFVYYYKSSRLAGESDTSLAKSSTETTVIENPYGKHKTY; translated from the exons ATGCAATCAAATGGAA ATTTGACCTGCAACACTGAATACAATAACTGCAACG AGTGTCAGAAGCATTGCACAGCATGCCTGGGAG GTCTTAATGTCAGCGTGGATGCCTGCCAGGATTTGTGTTTTG GAGTTTGTTCACCGTGTGCACTGGATAGTGACTGCAAGCAGATTGTATTGTTCGATGGAGGATTTACTGGACAAATAAAAAGCGTTTtta atGTTAGTGACTCGAGTTGCAAGGATATCTATAACG gATTATCACCATTCAACGGGTCAACCTGCATTTTATCTTTTGAAACCGGGCTTGGAAACGACACAGATGAAA CCTGCAGGTTCTCAGACAGCGGTGTGTGGTTAGAAAACAGCACTAATTCCGACACTTTTCAAATCAAAATCACCAGAGATGTGCAACGCAGACCCAAAACACCTGTCTGCTTCGTGAAAGGAACTCACAACTACAACTGGACAAGTG TTGCGTTGACAAACTGCTCTCAACTTAAAG AACAACCTACTGGGCAGTGTGAGAATATAACCTGTGTGGATCCCAATAAGATTTGTCAGAAAGCTACATACAATCCAAACTGCAATG AAACCGGTTCAAATGATGACCTCATCATATTAAATGTATGGCCTCCAGCGTGCTACAAATGTGGGAACGCTTTTAAGCCAGTGGATGGATCCGTTAAGATTAATTTTACACTTCAAGACTCCAACAAAAATATCAGCTATTC TAACATGATGAAGACCGTAACTGATATGATTTTGAAAATGATGGAGAATCAATCCTCAGCGTCCGTGTCCTTTGATGATGTTAGTGGTATTGTCGTGAAACCCACTGTCTTTGAACCCATCCACTTTATGTTCGCCAAGGAGTTTAAT ATCGTCGAAGATACAGACCAGATGCAGAGCTTTGACACGACGTTCTCGGTACCGAAGGAGGCTTTTGAAAAAGCGTCCAGTATGAACACAACCACAGTTTTTACATCGTTGTTACGATTTCCCAGTTTTCCACAG GACGATAAGAACAGCACGCTGCTGAATAATGAAGTGTACTCCATCGACATGGGAACAGAAATATCAAATCTCAACAGCTCATTTAATCTAACCTTCAGGAAAATTGACCcg AAAGCCGGCGAGCCTTTGTGCTACTCTTGGGATGGACAAG GTGCTACTCCGAACTGGACGACTGATGGATGCAACACTTCCTATATTAATTACTCTGCGACCTGCTCGTGCCAGCACTTAACCTTCTTCGCTGTGTTGATG ACTCCACCACAGACCATCTCTCCAACTGACCTCAATAATCTCACCTACATCACCTCCATCGGGTGCGGCCTGTCCCTCTTCTTCCTCAGCATAGCTCtcttcacacacttcctgttaaG GAGAGGCCAAGCCAGCATTTCAGTCCACATCCTCATGAACCTGTTCCTGGCCCTGTTCCTGCTCAACTTCACCTTCCTCATCAACGAGTCTGTAGCTAACACGAGgaatgtgattggctgtaagttaaTGGCGGGGGTGATGCACTACTCCATGCTGTCTGCGTTCACATGGTTCGGCCTGCAGGCGCTACATCTGTGTTTACAGCTCGCACAAAATGTGGCCAGTGTCCAGAATTACATCACCAAATTGTGCATCGCCGGCTGGG TGCCTCCTGCCCTTGTGGTGTCGGTCATTTTCATTTGTCAGAAATACAACAAGCTTGACATTGTCTCTAATACGGGAAAAACCGTATCAAT GTGCTGGATCACCGACTCAACCGTGCACTATGTAGTGAACATCGGCTACTACGCCGCCATCTTCCTCTTCACCTTCCTCACCTTCGTGGTGATGATTCGCTGGCTCTGCCTGCTCAGTTATAAAaataccaccatcaccacttcAGGGAAAAAGTCGAGATCCTCGGACGCTCTGACCATCATGGGGCTGTGCTGCATCCTGGGATTGAGCTGGGGCTTCGCTTTCTTTGCCTACGGCCCATTACAAATCCCCGCTCTCTACATCTTCACCATCCTCAATTCCTTCCAGG GATTCTTCCTGTTTGTTTATTACTACAAGTCCAGTAGGCTGGCTGGCGAATCTGACACATCGCTGGCGAAAAGCAGCACGGAGACCACGGTGATCGAAAACCCATACGGCAAACACAAAACCTACTAA